From Echinicola soli, a single genomic window includes:
- a CDS encoding DUF58 domain-containing protein, protein MSSIQQKYPKDVFTSLEELIRMEYLAHHFSLQARKQKVNTILAGKHASKLRGRGLDFEEVRNYVKGDDIRNIDWKVTARTQQTHTRVFTEEKEKPALIVVDQSKSMFFGSQKRTKAVVAAELAAMLAFRVLKEGDRVGGVVFADEGIDIVFPKRDRKNILRLLEKIVSRNQELATSQAVDFDLALKEAAARIRNIVTHDFLVFFIGDFHRYSPQTIKYLKQIAQHNDVVVAKVFDPMEREIPKSKFVAGDQRFQVSIDGGNANIRKQFEEGFDTDLMAFEATLKKHKIPVFSVDTVSPIESQIKAYFKKGKR, encoded by the coding sequence ATGTCCAGTATCCAACAGAAATATCCCAAAGATGTATTCACCTCCCTGGAGGAATTGATTCGAATGGAGTACCTGGCGCATCATTTTAGCCTTCAGGCCAGAAAACAAAAAGTCAATACTATTTTGGCCGGTAAGCATGCCTCCAAGCTTAGGGGCAGGGGCTTGGACTTTGAGGAAGTAAGAAATTATGTGAAGGGGGATGATATTCGAAATATTGATTGGAAAGTTACCGCTCGGACGCAGCAAACCCATACGCGGGTCTTTACCGAAGAAAAGGAAAAACCCGCATTAATTGTGGTGGACCAGTCAAAGTCCATGTTTTTTGGCTCCCAAAAACGTACCAAAGCAGTGGTGGCAGCCGAGTTGGCTGCAATGCTGGCCTTCCGGGTGCTCAAGGAAGGTGATCGCGTCGGAGGAGTGGTCTTTGCAGATGAGGGGATAGACATTGTTTTTCCCAAGCGCGATCGTAAAAATATTCTTCGTCTATTGGAAAAAATCGTTTCCAGGAACCAAGAGTTGGCGACCTCACAGGCTGTCGATTTTGATTTGGCGCTCAAGGAGGCGGCTGCTCGCATCAGGAATATCGTGACCCATGATTTTTTAGTGTTCTTTATTGGTGACTTTCACCGTTATTCACCACAGACCATAAAATACCTCAAGCAAATTGCCCAGCATAATGATGTGGTGGTGGCCAAGGTCTTTGATCCGATGGAACGGGAGATTCCGAAATCGAAATTTGTTGCGGGAGACCAGCGGTTCCAAGTGAGCATTGATGGCGGCAATGCGAATATACGAAAGCAGTTTGAAGAGGGTTTTGATACAGATCTGATGGCCTTTGAGGCTACCTTGAAAAAACACAAAATACCGGTATTCAGTGTGGATACGGTGAGCCCAATCGAAAGCCAAATCAAAGCATATTTTAAAAAAGGAAAGCGATGA
- a CDS encoding AAA family ATPase, with the protein MTANESIQELKTRMSASIIGQDKLIERIILVLLANGNMLLEGLPGLAKTRAIKTLSRELDCGLSRIQFTPDLLPSDITGTEIYQPELKEKFVFQQGPVFNNLILADEINRAPAKVQSALLEAMEERQVSVAGKTYAMDPLFMVMATQNPVEQEGTYPLPEAQMDRFLMHVIIDYPDDASELAILRLNREEQKNPPGEEKERLSPEVIFMARKEIATVKISEAMEKYIVDIISASRYPEKYSEELDGWIEYGASPRGSIAIDRASRAHAWMEGRDHVTPEDIRAVVHDCLRHRLILSYEANAEGVTADKVLEEMISKVAVVA; encoded by the coding sequence ATGACAGCAAATGAATCAATACAGGAGCTCAAGACCCGCATGTCAGCCTCCATCATCGGCCAGGATAAACTGATCGAAAGGATCATCTTGGTGCTGCTGGCCAATGGCAATATGCTACTGGAGGGACTTCCCGGTCTGGCCAAGACCAGAGCGATCAAGACCCTTTCCAGGGAATTGGATTGTGGATTAAGCCGTATCCAGTTTACCCCTGATTTATTGCCTTCCGATATTACAGGTACAGAAATATACCAGCCTGAGCTGAAAGAGAAATTTGTTTTCCAACAAGGGCCTGTTTTCAATAATTTGATTTTGGCTGATGAGATCAACCGGGCGCCTGCCAAGGTACAGTCGGCATTGCTCGAAGCCATGGAAGAAAGACAGGTATCGGTAGCAGGTAAGACCTATGCCATGGATCCGCTTTTTATGGTCATGGCCACGCAAAACCCCGTGGAACAGGAAGGTACTTATCCACTTCCCGAAGCACAGATGGACCGTTTCCTGATGCATGTGATCATTGATTATCCGGACGATGCTTCCGAGCTGGCCATTCTCCGGCTCAACAGGGAGGAGCAGAAAAATCCCCCTGGGGAAGAAAAGGAAAGGCTGAGTCCTGAAGTGATTTTTATGGCAAGAAAGGAAATTGCTACAGTGAAAATTTCCGAGGCCATGGAAAAGTATATCGTGGATATAATTTCCGCTAGCCGGTATCCTGAAAAGTACAGTGAAGAACTGGATGGTTGGATTGAGTATGGTGCCAGTCCCAGGGGCAGCATCGCGATAGACAGGGCTTCCAGGGCACATGCTTGGATGGAAGGACGTGATCATGTCACTCCTGAGGATATTCGGGCAGTGGTGCATGATTGCTTGCGCCATCGTCTGATCCTAAGCTATGAAGCCAATGCAGAAGGAGTCACAGCAGACAAGGTGTTGGAGGAAATGATCAGTAAAGTAGCCGTGGTAGCTTAA
- a CDS encoding arylsulfatase encodes MIRKLIMTCLVAAGSWQMAEAQDKPNVLVIWGDDIGWSNVGFNNNGLMGYETPNIDRIANEGAVFTDWYGQQSCTAGRAAFILGQHPFRTGLLTIGMPGDSHGIQESQPTIADLLKAQGYATGQFGKNHLGDQDEHLPTNHGFDEFFGNLYHLNAEEEPEGYYYPDDPEFRKKFGPRGVIHSTADGSIEDTGPLTKQRMETVDVEFEDAAIEFIEKAHADGKPFFVWLSATRMHIWTHLKEESEGVTGIGIYPDGMVEHDKAVGRILDKLDELGITDNTIVMYSTDNGAEKVTWPDGGSTPFRGEKGTTWEGGFRVPCAIRWPGVIEPGTVYNDIFSHEDMMPTILAAAGEPNIKEKVKNGYQANGKTFKQHLDGYNMMPYFQGEVDESPRKEIFYFDAGANLNAIRYGMWKIHFTIMEGDISQAYRKSPSWPLIVNLRADPYEVSPDSRMYVRWYAENMWLFVPAQRYAGEFLSTFKDFPPQTGSSLSIDRVVEQLATPPRN; translated from the coding sequence ATGATTAGAAAACTAATAATGACCTGCCTTGTGGCTGCCGGTAGCTGGCAGATGGCAGAGGCCCAAGACAAGCCCAATGTCCTTGTTATTTGGGGTGACGATATTGGTTGGTCCAATGTCGGATTTAACAACAACGGGTTGATGGGCTATGAAACGCCCAATATCGATCGGATAGCGAACGAAGGAGCAGTCTTTACCGACTGGTATGGCCAGCAGTCCTGTACGGCAGGAAGAGCGGCTTTTATATTGGGACAGCATCCCTTTAGGACTGGCCTATTGACCATTGGTATGCCAGGGGATTCGCATGGTATTCAGGAATCGCAGCCTACGATTGCCGATCTCCTTAAGGCCCAGGGCTATGCTACCGGACAATTTGGTAAAAACCACCTTGGTGATCAGGATGAGCACCTTCCTACCAACCACGGCTTTGACGAGTTTTTCGGAAACCTATATCACTTGAATGCAGAAGAAGAGCCGGAAGGATATTACTATCCCGATGATCCAGAGTTCAGAAAGAAATTTGGGCCTAGAGGGGTGATCCATAGTACTGCGGACGGGAGCATCGAAGATACGGGCCCATTGACCAAACAGCGAATGGAGACCGTGGATGTGGAGTTTGAAGATGCTGCAATCGAGTTTATCGAAAAAGCACATGCCGATGGTAAGCCTTTCTTTGTATGGTTAAGTGCCACCCGTATGCATATTTGGACGCACCTAAAGGAAGAAAGTGAAGGAGTTACCGGAATCGGAATATATCCTGACGGTATGGTGGAACATGACAAAGCCGTTGGGCGAATACTGGATAAACTGGATGAATTGGGTATCACTGACAATACCATTGTCATGTACTCAACCGATAACGGGGCAGAGAAAGTTACCTGGCCTGATGGAGGAAGCACACCATTCCGAGGTGAAAAAGGAACAACCTGGGAAGGTGGGTTCAGGGTTCCCTGTGCCATTCGCTGGCCAGGGGTGATCGAGCCGGGCACGGTATATAATGATATCTTCAGCCATGAGGATATGATGCCAACAATTTTGGCTGCCGCAGGTGAACCGAATATCAAGGAAAAGGTAAAGAACGGGTATCAAGCTAATGGCAAGACCTTCAAACAGCATTTGGATGGCTATAATATGATGCCTTATTTCCAAGGTGAAGTGGATGAGTCTCCCCGAAAAGAAATCTTCTATTTCGATGCAGGAGCTAACCTCAACGCGATTCGTTATGGCATGTGGAAGATTCATTTCACTATTATGGAAGGAGATATTTCCCAAGCGTATCGAAAATCCCCAAGTTGGCCATTGATCGTGAACCTTAGGGCAGATCCATATGAAGTTTCACCGGATTCCAGGATGTATGTACGTTGGTATGCCGAAAACATGTGGCTCTTTGTCCCTGCACAACGATATGCAGGAGAGTTTTTGTCTACTTTTAAGGATTTCCCTCCTCAGACAGGCTCTTCGCTTTCTATCGATAGGGTGGTAGAACAGTTAGCTACTCCCCCTAGGAATTAA
- a CDS encoding arylsulfatase, whose product MKKSTPLLLVVILALAGFSHVVAQEKPNIVVIMGDDIGWFNTSAYNDGMMGYTTPNIDRVAKEGMRFTDAYGQQSCTAGRAAFITGQSPKRTGLLKIGMPGDPLGLQKEDPTIAELLKPHGYATGQFGKNHLGDLDEFLPTNHGFDRFFGNLYHLNAEEEPENPDYPKDPNFRKQYGPRGVMRASADGPVEDTGPLTKERMETIDQEFLDATIDFMEEQHEADKPFFVWFNTTRMHIFTHLSEEYSGTTGLGIVADGMKQHDDQVGQLLDKLDELGITENTIVIYTTDNGAEKFTWPDGGTSPFKGEKATTWEGGIRIPFMIRWPGEIQAGTVSNEIISLEDMLPTLLAAAGDSDIKSKLLNGHSVGGMSYRVHLDGYNYLPYLTGETVKGPRKEFFAFVDDGSLGAVRYGRFKFHFSTQAHHGMGAWQYAQEVRKAPLVIDLYADPFEEAPEQSSYYDDWMLRRMYTIVPLQTLVSNFMATFEEFPPRQEPGSFTPKQ is encoded by the coding sequence ATGAAAAAGAGCACACCTTTATTATTGGTAGTGATTTTGGCCTTAGCAGGTTTCAGTCATGTGGTGGCACAGGAAAAGCCAAACATTGTCGTGATCATGGGTGATGATATTGGCTGGTTTAATACAAGCGCCTACAATGACGGAATGATGGGCTACACTACTCCGAACATTGACCGCGTAGCCAAAGAAGGTATGCGGTTTACCGATGCATACGGGCAGCAAAGCTGTACAGCTGGAAGAGCGGCCTTTATTACAGGACAGAGTCCGAAGCGGACAGGGTTGTTAAAGATCGGTATGCCAGGTGATCCATTAGGATTGCAAAAGGAAGACCCCACTATCGCAGAGTTATTGAAGCCGCATGGCTATGCTACCGGACAATTTGGTAAAAACCACTTGGGAGATCTTGATGAATTCCTGCCGACCAACCATGGGTTTGATCGGTTTTTCGGCAATTTATACCACTTAAATGCTGAAGAGGAGCCCGAAAACCCTGATTATCCGAAAGATCCCAATTTTAGGAAGCAATATGGGCCACGTGGCGTAATGCGGGCAAGTGCTGATGGGCCCGTGGAAGATACAGGGCCATTGACCAAAGAGCGTATGGAGACCATTGACCAGGAATTTTTGGACGCTACCATTGATTTTATGGAAGAGCAACACGAGGCTGATAAACCATTTTTCGTTTGGTTCAATACCACCAGGATGCATATTTTCACCCATTTAAGTGAGGAATACAGTGGGACTACTGGTCTTGGTATTGTTGCCGATGGCATGAAGCAACATGATGATCAGGTAGGTCAATTATTAGATAAACTTGATGAACTTGGGATTACTGAGAATACAATCGTGATCTACACAACAGATAACGGAGCTGAAAAATTTACCTGGCCAGATGGCGGAACCTCACCTTTTAAAGGAGAAAAGGCGACTACTTGGGAAGGCGGTATCCGTATTCCTTTTATGATTCGTTGGCCTGGAGAAATCCAAGCCGGTACAGTTTCCAATGAGATTATTTCCCTAGAGGATATGCTGCCCACTTTGCTCGCGGCTGCAGGGGATTCAGATATTAAGTCCAAGCTGCTCAACGGCCATTCCGTAGGAGGGATGTCCTACAGAGTCCATCTGGATGGTTATAATTACCTCCCTTATCTTACGGGGGAGACAGTTAAGGGGCCAAGAAAAGAATTTTTTGCCTTTGTGGATGATGGAAGCCTGGGAGCTGTTAGGTATGGAAGGTTTAAATTTCATTTTTCTACCCAAGCCCATCATGGCATGGGAGCTTGGCAATATGCCCAGGAAGTTAGAAAGGCTCCATTGGTAATAGATCTCTATGCTGATCCATTCGAAGAGGCACCAGAGCAATCTTCATATTACGATGATTGGATGCTAAGAAGGATGTACACAATAGTACCCCTTCAAACATTAGTGTCAAATTTTATGGCCACCTTCGAGGAATTTCCTCCCCGGCAGGAACCGGGCAGCTTTACACCCAAACAATAA
- a CDS encoding COG2426 family protein, translated as MINIIIYTFLLSISPFGESRVGIPYGVLNGLHPLTALGVGLVANLLVFPIMMFLIDNFNNRLWKYRMYKSQTVKLMRRAKSGVGDKIQKYGFWGLMVFVMIPLPFTGVYMGTIAAYIFKLPRMASFLAISIGAVISCLILAFGSHLGSLLPSIL; from the coding sequence ATGATCAATATAATAATATATACCTTTTTACTAAGTATATCTCCCTTTGGTGAGTCCAGGGTGGGTATTCCTTATGGAGTCCTTAATGGCCTCCATCCACTGACGGCCCTTGGAGTTGGGCTTGTTGCCAACTTGCTGGTGTTTCCGATCATGATGTTTTTGATCGACAATTTTAACAATCGCCTATGGAAGTATAGGATGTACAAAAGCCAGACGGTGAAATTGATGCGCCGCGCCAAGAGTGGCGTAGGCGATAAGATACAGAAGTATGGTTTTTGGGGCTTGATGGTGTTTGTGATGATTCCTTTGCCTTTTACAGGAGTGTATATGGGAACCATTGCAGCCTATATTTTTAAGTTGCCACGTATGGCTTCCTTTTTGGCCATTAGCATTGGAGCAGTGATTTCGTGTTTGATTTTGGCTTTTGGATCACACCTGGGGAGCTTGCTGCCGAGTATTTTGTAA
- a CDS encoding aminopeptidase P family protein has translation MFKKEIYQERRARLRAAMGSGRLLFLGNDEASINFKHNWYPFRQDSTFLYYFGISLPGLVGVIDCDTDKDHIFGNDYQIDDIVWTGPQPTIAELGEQVGVVNTASLGKLADFVKGDCHILPPYRGEHVLKLREVLGKSVEEVENMPSVKLIQAVANQRNIKSSEELAEMDEAASRTSAVHLAVMKAARAGMKEYELVAVATSVARSYNASLAFPPIATTNGQTLHNHYYGNTLKEGDIMLFDSGAESTEFYAGDMTRTFPVSGKFDARQGELYQIVYNAHRAAVESLRPGKRFLDVHLLAAETLVDGLKGVGLMKGDAKEAVAAGAHTMFFQCGLGHMMGLDVHDMENLGEQYVGYTPELKKSTEFGLKSLRLGKALETGNVITVEPGIYIIPELIDMYKAEGKFKDFIHYDKLETYRDFGGIRVEEDLVITESGADLLGTPLPIAPDDVEKVRTEALS, from the coding sequence ATGTTCAAAAAAGAGATTTATCAAGAAAGAAGGGCCAGGCTCAGGGCAGCTATGGGCAGTGGCCGGCTGTTGTTTTTGGGGAACGATGAAGCAAGCATCAATTTTAAACATAACTGGTATCCGTTCAGGCAGGACAGCACCTTTTTATATTACTTCGGGATATCCCTTCCGGGATTGGTAGGGGTAATCGATTGTGATACGGACAAGGATCATATTTTCGGAAATGATTACCAAATAGATGATATTGTATGGACCGGTCCACAGCCAACCATCGCTGAGCTTGGAGAACAAGTAGGTGTGGTGAATACGGCTTCTTTGGGGAAATTGGCTGATTTTGTCAAGGGGGATTGCCATATATTACCTCCCTACAGGGGTGAGCATGTATTGAAGCTTCGTGAAGTGTTGGGCAAGTCTGTCGAGGAAGTCGAAAACATGCCTTCTGTGAAGTTGATTCAGGCCGTGGCCAATCAGCGTAATATCAAGTCTTCCGAGGAGCTGGCCGAAATGGATGAAGCAGCAAGCCGAACTTCTGCGGTGCACCTGGCTGTGATGAAGGCTGCCAGGGCCGGGATGAAGGAATATGAGCTGGTGGCGGTGGCTACGAGTGTGGCCAGGTCGTATAATGCTTCCTTGGCATTTCCTCCGATTGCTACGACCAATGGACAGACTTTGCACAATCATTATTACGGCAACACGCTCAAGGAAGGGGATATAATGCTGTTTGACTCGGGAGCCGAATCTACTGAGTTTTATGCAGGTGATATGACCAGAACCTTCCCTGTCAGCGGCAAGTTTGATGCACGGCAAGGAGAACTGTATCAAATCGTCTATAACGCTCACCGGGCAGCTGTCGAATCACTTCGTCCGGGCAAGCGCTTCCTCGATGTTCACCTATTGGCTGCCGAAACCTTGGTGGATGGACTCAAAGGGGTTGGCCTGATGAAAGGTGATGCCAAAGAAGCAGTGGCGGCAGGGGCGCATACCATGTTCTTCCAATGTGGCCTTGGACATATGATGGGGCTGGACGTACATGATATGGAAAACCTCGGAGAGCAGTATGTGGGCTATACGCCAGAGCTGAAAAAATCCACTGAGTTTGGCCTGAAATCACTCAGGCTTGGCAAAGCACTGGAGACAGGCAATGTCATTACAGTGGAGCCGGGGATTTATATCATTCCTGAGTTGATCGATATGTATAAGGCGGAAGGTAAATTCAAGGATTTTATCCATTATGATAAGCTGGAGACTTACCGTGACTTTGGTGGGATCAGGGTAGAAGAAGACTTGGTGATCACTGAGTCAGGCGCTGACCTGCTGGGAACTCCGCTACCAATAGCGCCAGATGATGTAGAAAAAGTGCGGACGGAGGCCTTATCCTAA
- a CDS encoding OprO/OprP family phosphate-selective porin, giving the protein MGKLCVAVCVWVGFAVHTNAQTTSSDSLGVDIRHTSKGFQFTTPDNKFQLQIAGRLQFRYAFSADQDPLTFDDYSAPNQHVFKINRARLKVGGHAYQPWLKYYFEYELGASRLLDFRVMVEKWPWLSFKVGQWKMEYTRERSISSGKQQMLERSLINRPFTIDRQQGASIYGRIDQGGLADFNYHLAVLTGMGRGARENDDKKLMYVGKVFWNFLGDGPSISGSDLGYHDKPQASLALAGATNTSPYTRFSSSGGGELLEYQGGVPGQYDVEQWVVETALKYKAFSWQSEYHRKRINDRIGGDTGHLAGFYLQGGYIFNHGAVETGKPLLEVAARYAYYQPELSLPNNSEEEYTLAVNCFFNGHLNKLTADVTLFDFDELSMNREANDWRVRVQYDFSF; this is encoded by the coding sequence ATGGGCAAACTGTGTGTTGCCGTCTGTGTATGGGTAGGATTTGCTGTACATACCAATGCCCAGACGACATCATCAGATTCACTTGGAGTGGATATCAGACACACTTCCAAGGGATTCCAATTTACTACTCCTGATAATAAATTCCAATTGCAGATAGCAGGAAGGTTGCAGTTTAGGTATGCCTTTTCTGCAGATCAGGATCCTTTGACCTTTGACGATTACAGTGCTCCAAACCAGCATGTGTTCAAAATCAACCGGGCACGTCTTAAGGTGGGAGGACATGCTTATCAACCATGGCTAAAATACTACTTTGAGTATGAACTTGGGGCAAGTAGGCTGTTGGATTTCAGGGTGATGGTGGAGAAATGGCCCTGGCTGAGCTTTAAGGTAGGACAATGGAAGATGGAATATACCCGTGAGCGATCCATTTCCAGTGGAAAGCAACAGATGCTGGAACGGTCTTTGATAAACAGGCCATTTACCATTGATCGCCAGCAGGGAGCTTCCATTTATGGTAGGATAGACCAGGGCGGTCTTGCTGACTTCAACTATCACCTGGCGGTCTTGACCGGGATGGGACGCGGAGCAAGGGAAAATGATGATAAAAAGCTCATGTATGTGGGCAAAGTGTTTTGGAATTTTTTGGGTGATGGTCCTTCGATCTCTGGATCGGATCTGGGCTATCACGATAAACCACAGGCTTCTCTGGCGCTGGCCGGAGCCACCAATACCAGTCCTTACACCCGTTTTTCTTCCAGTGGAGGCGGAGAACTGCTGGAGTACCAAGGGGGAGTGCCCGGGCAATATGACGTAGAGCAATGGGTAGTGGAAACAGCCTTAAAGTATAAGGCTTTTAGCTGGCAAAGTGAGTATCATCGTAAGCGGATCAACGACAGGATAGGAGGCGATACTGGACACTTGGCGGGCTTTTACCTACAGGGCGGTTATATCTTTAATCACGGAGCAGTAGAGACCGGGAAGCCGCTTTTGGAAGTAGCCGCCAGGTATGCGTATTACCAGCCCGAGCTCAGTCTGCCGAACAACAGTGAGGAGGAATATACGTTAGCGGTAAATTGTTTCTTTAATGGGCATTTGAATAAACTCACTGCAGATGTGACCTTATTTGATTTTGACGAATTGTCCATGAACCGCGAAGCCAATGACTGGCGTGTAAGGGTGCAGTATGATTTCTCGTTCTAG
- a CDS encoding ribose-phosphate pyrophosphokinase gives MPEVKLFAGTNTKKLADSIAGNYGQDLGAMTLSKFSDGEMSPSFDESVRGCHVFLIQSTNPNADNLLELCLMIDAAKRASAYKVCAVVPYYGYARQDRKDRPRVSIAAKLIANMIMSAGADRIMTCDLHAGQIQGFFDIPLDHLNGSAIFVPYLKSLDLGDNLIFASPDVGGVSRARAYAKHFEVDMVVCDKHRKRANEIASMQVIGDVEGKDVVLVDDLVDTAGTMCKAAEILLDKGANSVRAIATHGVLSGKAYENIENSKLSELVITDTIPIKKESSKIKVLTVAELFAKAIHAVTGNDSISALFV, from the coding sequence ATGCCCGAGGTTAAACTCTTTGCCGGAACAAATACAAAAAAACTGGCAGATTCCATTGCAGGAAATTACGGACAAGATTTAGGGGCCATGACCCTCTCCAAGTTCAGCGATGGGGAAATGTCGCCCAGCTTTGACGAGTCCGTCAGGGGATGTCACGTGTTTTTGATCCAGTCCACCAATCCAAATGCGGACAATCTTCTGGAGCTTTGCCTGATGATAGATGCCGCAAAAAGAGCAAGTGCCTATAAGGTCTGTGCAGTGGTGCCTTATTACGGATATGCCCGCCAGGACCGCAAGGACCGCCCTCGCGTATCCATCGCAGCCAAACTGATCGCCAATATGATCATGTCCGCCGGTGCTGACAGAATCATGACCTGCGACTTGCATGCTGGACAAATCCAAGGTTTTTTTGATATTCCCTTGGATCATTTGAATGGATCTGCTATTTTTGTGCCCTATTTGAAAAGCCTGGACTTGGGCGACAACCTGATCTTTGCTTCCCCTGATGTGGGAGGTGTGAGCAGGGCAAGGGCTTACGCCAAGCATTTCGAAGTAGACATGGTGGTCTGTGACAAGCACCGTAAGCGCGCCAACGAAATCGCCTCCATGCAAGTGATAGGCGATGTAGAAGGGAAAGATGTAGTTTTGGTCGATGACTTAGTGGACACTGCCGGCACCATGTGCAAAGCTGCCGAAATACTCCTGGACAAAGGCGCAAATTCGGTCAGGGCGATTGCAACACACGGGGTCTTGTCTGGAAAGGCATATGAAAACATTGAAAATTCCAAGCTGTCCGAACTGGTCATCACCGATACCATTCCGATCAAAAAGGAATCTTCAAAGATCAAAGTCCTTACCGTGGCAGAGTTATTTGCCAAGGCCATACACGCAGTGACCGGAAACGATTCGATCAGTGCATTATTTGTTTAG
- a CDS encoding 50S ribosomal protein L25/general stress protein Ctc → MKSLEIIGFKRANLDSPSVSEIREEGNVPCVVYGPGIKEQVHFYAPAILFRELLYTPEVHMVALNIEGIKVKAILREAQFHPVSDVLLHADFLAYSDKKPIKMDIPVDIKGSAPGILKGGKLEMKTRTLSVKGLAQDLPDSIPVYISNLELGKSVKVHEVKAEGFEILTNPSVSIATIGIPRALRGKKNTEEEDEI, encoded by the coding sequence ATGAAATCGTTAGAGATTATAGGGTTTAAAAGAGCAAATCTCGACAGTCCTTCCGTATCGGAAATCCGTGAAGAAGGAAATGTTCCTTGCGTGGTTTACGGACCTGGCATCAAAGAGCAAGTGCACTTCTATGCTCCCGCTATCCTTTTCAGAGAGCTGCTTTACACTCCTGAAGTACATATGGTAGCGCTTAACATCGAAGGGATCAAAGTAAAGGCCATCCTTCGTGAAGCACAATTCCACCCAGTAAGTGACGTGCTTCTTCATGCGGACTTCTTGGCCTACAGCGACAAAAAGCCTATCAAAATGGACATCCCTGTGGACATCAAAGGATCTGCACCAGGTATCCTTAAAGGTGGTAAACTGGAAATGAAAACCAGAACGCTAAGCGTAAAAGGACTTGCTCAAGATCTTCCTGACAGCATCCCTGTTTACATCTCGAACCTTGAACTAGGTAAATCTGTAAAAGTACATGAAGTGAAAGCAGAAGGTTTTGAAATCCTGACCAATCCAAGTGTATCTATCGCTACCATCGGTATCCCTAGAGCACTTAGAGGTAAGAAAAATACTGAAGAAGAGGACGAAATATAA
- the pth gene encoding aminoacyl-tRNA hydrolase, translated as MKYLIIGLGNIGPEYELTRHNIGFLTLDRFADQENAQWKSNRLAFTSEVKFKGRTLHLIKPTTYMNLSGKAMNYWMKELKVPKENTLVIVDDVALPFGKLRLRAKGSSAGHNGLKDIEAMTGGQNYPRLRFGIGDDFPKGKQIDYVLGNWSQQEIDALPLFMDKSIEIIKGFCTIGINMTMSQFND; from the coding sequence ATGAAATACCTTATCATTGGACTTGGAAACATTGGCCCTGAATATGAGCTCACCCGGCATAATATTGGATTTTTGACATTGGACAGGTTTGCAGACCAAGAAAATGCCCAATGGAAAAGCAACCGTCTTGCCTTTACCTCAGAGGTCAAATTTAAAGGAAGGACCCTCCACCTCATCAAACCGACCACCTACATGAACCTCAGCGGCAAAGCGATGAACTACTGGATGAAAGAGCTAAAGGTTCCCAAAGAAAACACACTGGTGATCGTTGATGACGTGGCCTTGCCCTTCGGTAAACTCCGCCTAAGAGCCAAAGGGTCATCAGCGGGCCATAATGGACTAAAAGACATCGAAGCTATGACAGGCGGACAAAACTACCCCAGACTGCGTTTTGGCATCGGCGATGACTTCCCAAAAGGAAAGCAAATAGATTATGTACTGGGCAACTGGAGCCAACAGGAAATCGACGCACTGCCCCTATTCATGGACAAATCGATAGAAATCATCAAAGGATTTTGCACCATCGGCATAAACATGACCATGAGCCAGTTTAATGATTAG
- a CDS encoding thiamine-binding protein yields MKSINLGLQIVPKSTSLDSYSLVDKAIEVISTSGVKYEVTPFETVMEGPEEQLMEIAKKAQQAVLEAGADEVLVYYRIQIRKSGDVTMGEKTDKHRH; encoded by the coding sequence ATGAAAAGCATCAACTTAGGCCTCCAAATCGTCCCGAAAAGCACTTCATTAGACAGCTACAGCTTGGTGGACAAGGCCATCGAAGTCATTAGTACCTCAGGTGTAAAATATGAAGTAACCCCATTCGAAACCGTCATGGAAGGACCAGAGGAACAACTGATGGAAATTGCCAAAAAAGCACAGCAGGCGGTATTGGAGGCAGGGGCGGATGAAGTATTGGTATATTATCGGATACAGATACGGAAATCAGGGGATGTAACCATGGGAGAAAAAACGGATAAGCATCGCCATTAA